CTCGGGTCTGGTCGGGCTGTACATTCCGTTTTCGGAGAAGCGCATCATGCACCATCTCACGCTTCGGAACTGTTTACAGGCCATCTGGCTCGCCTTCATCGGATATGTCGGTTACTTCCTGACGGTGACGGGAGCAGCCGTCTTTGCCGGCCCCGTCATCGCTCCGGCCTTTCTCGGTCTGGTGCCGATCGTATTGATGGTCATTGGCAATCAGCGTCAGGGATCATTGCCGTGGCGATCCCTTATGATGCCTTTGGCGCTGGTGCTGGTCGGTCTTATCCTCGTCAATGGCACGGCATTCACGGCTGAGGGATTGAACTCCGTCGGATCCTTGTGGGTTGGCGTGCCGCTGGCGCTCGCTGCCGTTGGGCTTTGGGTCTGGTTCGCTCTTGCCAATCAGGCAGCCCTCGCCGCCCGACCGGAAATGCCCTCCGCTGTGTGGTCGGCCCTGATACTAGTCGGGGGTGGCGTCTTGATGCTGGCCTTCTATCCCGTCGGTGCCGCGATGGACCTCTTCCAGCTTCCAGCACTTGGATTCGGCTGGAGTGCCGCCGGCAACTTATATGTTTGGGGCGCATCTTTCGCGCTTCTGGCAACCGTCGGCGGCGTCTGGGCCTGGAACATTGCCTCACGGAGCCTGCCCGTTGCCCTGGCTGCGCAGCTGATCGTTTCGGAAACAGCCTTCGGTGTCATCGGCGGACTTATCGTGCATGCACGTTGGCCAACTCCGATCGAAGTCGCTGGGGTGGTTGTCCTGATTGCCGGCGTTGTTCTGTCAGTGCGGATTTTCTACGCTCGCCAATTTGCCCCGGGAAAGACATTGCTTGCGCAGGAGTGATCTCTGGACGCCGGCCACTCAAATTCTTCGATCGAACACAGCGACCGGCGTCTTCAGCCGATAGAGCGTCGTCGGCCGCCGGGCCCGCTCGGTCTGTCGTTTTTCGCCCTCGACCACTTCGAGCAGATCGAGATCATTGACCTTGCGGCGAAAGGCACTTTGGTCCAGCCGCTCGCCCATCACCGTTTCATAGATTGCCTGCAGTTCCGACATCGTGAAGACCTCTGGTAGCAGCCTTGCCGGAATGGTCGAGTAGGCGCCCTTGCCGCGCAGCCGCGCCAGCGCGGCAGTGACGATTTCATGATGGTCGAAGGGCAGTTCGCCGGCGGAATCGACCGGCCGCAATTCCAGAGGGCTGGCGGCACCCTCCAACGCTCCCTCAGGGACCAGCGCAAAATACGCGATCGATACCGACCAGTCGCGAGGATCGCGCCGCGCCGAAGCGAAGGTCGCAAGCTGTTCGAAAAAGATGCCCTCAAGCCCTGCCTTAGCCTTGAGGATGCGCCGCACTGCCGCCTCCGCATCGCCATCCTCATCCGTGTGCAGATAGCCACCAATCAGCGCCGGAACGCCGACAAACGGCTGGGCGGACCGCTCCAGCAAAGCCACGCATAGTCGGCCTTCGTGTAGCGTCAGCAAAACGATATCGACTGTTACGATCGGCCGTGCGAATTCAGCCTCTGCCATCGATGCCTTCCTAGTGAGCGTTCCAGACGTTTCATATCGGCCAATCGAAAAAAACACAATTTGCAAATAGCAACTTGCAAAGTGCACTTTGCAAGTTTATATGATTGGTAACGACGGCAGCGGGCAGAACCCGCCAGCCTGATCGCCAAGGCAACAGCAAAGGAGTGATGCCATGGGTATGGGACGTTTCAGCACAACCGACTGGGCGGCCTACAATGCACGCCATGTAGATGGCCGCAGCCGGTCCGAAGTATTCGGCGCCACCGGCATCGACCCCCGGTTCGATCCGGCGCGCTTTGCGACGCGCGAGAGCCGCGACAGCGCTTATAATCCGCAGTCAACGCCGATTATTCTCGCCTCGGATGTGACCGGCTCGATGGGCATGATCGCCCACGAGCTCATGCGCGGCGGGCTCATCACCCTGACATCGGAGATCTATGACCGCCGGCCGGTATCCGATCCGCATATCATGGTGGCGGCGGTAGGAGATGCGTACACCGATACGGCGCCGCTGCAGGCCACCCAGTTCGAGGCCGACATCTCGCTTGCCAGCCAGATCCGCGCCTTGTGGCTGGAAGGCAATGGCGGCGGCAATGACGGCGAGAGCTACAGCGCCGCCCACCTTCTGGCAGCGCTCAAAACCTCGACCGATGCCTTCGAAAGGCGCGGCCGCAAAGGCTATCTCTTCACCATCGGCGACGAGCCGGTCCACAATGGCCTGGCTGCCGACCAGATCGCCCGCATCTTCGGCATCGAACCGCCGCGCGGTCTGAGCGCCCGGGAATGCCTTGCGATGGCGCAGAGATCCTACGAGGTCTTCCACATCGTCATCCGCGAGGGCTATGCAGCGGCGCGGCTCGACCGGGTGCTCGCGAGCTGGCAGCCCTTGCTGCCGGGCCGGGCCTTCGTGCTCGATGACCACAGGCGCATTGCCGAACTGGTGGTCTCGATCATCGAGATCACCGAGGGCCGGGATGCCGGCGACGTAGCCGCCAGTTGGTCGGGTGCAGCGGCTGCAGTCGTCGCCAAGGCCATCGGCGAACGCCCCAAGCGGCGCCTGCTGCCGTTCTTCTAAGCCAGGAAAAGGTGCCAGGCGCTTTCCCCGGGGATTTAAAAAGCAAAAGGTTGGAGCGGTTCTGAGCTCCCATAAAAAGCTGAACCGCTCCGACCCCGTATCTTGCAGAACAAAAGCCCCGGCGCACGCTGGGAACCATTTTAAGGAGCAGAAGATGAGCACTCGAGCACAGGCCGTG
This Rhizobium acidisoli DNA region includes the following protein-coding sequences:
- a CDS encoding DMT family transporter, which produces MDKLFYVGVSAALFAAFAFSLNFVVPFIIGDYSTFDFALIRHVVSGLVGLYIPFSEKRIMHHLTLRNCLQAIWLAFIGYVGYFLTVTGAAVFAGPVIAPAFLGLVPIVLMVIGNQRQGSLPWRSLMMPLALVLVGLILVNGTAFTAEGLNSVGSLWVGVPLALAAVGLWVWFALANQAALAARPEMPSAVWSALILVGGGVLMLAFYPVGAAMDLFQLPALGFGWSAAGNLYVWGASFALLATVGGVWAWNIASRSLPVALAAQLIVSETAFGVIGGLIVHARWPTPIEVAGVVVLIAGVVLSVRIFYARQFAPGKTLLAQE
- a CDS encoding NUDIX hydrolase, yielding MAEAEFARPIVTVDIVLLTLHEGRLCVALLERSAQPFVGVPALIGGYLHTDEDGDAEAAVRRILKAKAGLEGIFFEQLATFASARRDPRDWSVSIAYFALVPEGALEGAASPLELRPVDSAGELPFDHHEIVTAALARLRGKGAYSTIPARLLPEVFTMSELQAIYETVMGERLDQSAFRRKVNDLDLLEVVEGEKRQTERARRPTTLYRLKTPVAVFDRRI